A single region of the Sphingomonas sp. LY29 genome encodes:
- a CDS encoding agmatine deiminase family protein: MTSIPLPEWAPHAAVWIGFPSDPDLWEDDLTPAQEEVAAFADAVHADGAGEQVWLVAADETAATRARELAPFAEVIVEPFGDIWLRDTGAIVCGTGEDRRAQGFRFNGWGDKYDLPGDDSIGERLSAAAGLPFAKADWVLEGGAIDGDGSGTFLTTEQCLLNPNRNPGFDQDEVAQRLARDLGATRVVWLRDGVANDHTDGHVDNLARFVSPGRVAIPEAEADDPNADAYADAAEVLLDADLDVVAIPSPGRVERDGEIIPASYMNFYIGNAAVVVPQYGAANDDAAVAAIQEIFPNHRVVGLRADYVLTGGGSFHCISQQVPA; this comes from the coding sequence ATGACCAGCATTCCCCTGCCTGAATGGGCACCGCATGCCGCCGTTTGGATCGGCTTTCCGTCCGACCCTGACCTTTGGGAAGACGATTTGACGCCGGCGCAGGAAGAGGTCGCGGCGTTCGCGGATGCGGTTCATGCCGATGGCGCCGGGGAGCAGGTGTGGCTCGTCGCCGCCGACGAAACCGCGGCGACACGCGCCCGCGAATTGGCGCCCTTTGCCGAGGTGATCGTCGAGCCATTCGGCGACATCTGGCTGCGCGACACCGGCGCGATCGTCTGCGGCACCGGCGAGGATCGCAGGGCGCAAGGCTTTCGCTTCAACGGTTGGGGCGACAAGTACGACCTTCCTGGCGACGACAGCATCGGCGAGCGTCTGAGCGCTGCGGCCGGCCTGCCGTTCGCCAAGGCCGACTGGGTACTGGAAGGCGGCGCCATCGACGGCGATGGCAGCGGCACCTTCCTGACTACCGAGCAATGCCTGCTAAACCCTAACCGCAATCCCGGCTTCGACCAGGACGAAGTGGCGCAACGGCTGGCGCGCGACCTTGGCGCGACCCGCGTCGTGTGGCTTCGCGACGGCGTGGCCAACGACCACACAGACGGCCATGTCGACAACCTCGCTCGCTTCGTGTCGCCGGGTCGCGTGGCGATTCCCGAGGCTGAAGCCGACGATCCTAACGCCGACGCTTATGCCGACGCCGCCGAAGTGCTGCTCGACGCCGACCTCGACGTCGTCGCCATCCCCTCCCCCGGCCGGGTCGAGCGCGATGGGGAGATTATTCCTGCGAGCTACATGAATTTCTATATCGGCAACGCCGCGGTGGTAGTGCCGCAATATGGCGCGGCCAACGACGACGCGGCTGTTGCCGCGATCCAGGAAATCTTTCCGAACCACCGCGTCGTCGGCCTTCGCGCCGACTACGTCCTGACCGGCGGCGGAAGCTTCCACTGCATCAGCCAGCAGGTGCCTGCATGA
- the rpsD gene encoding 30S ribosomal protein S4: protein MSKRSSAKYKLDRRMGENVFGRPKSPVNKREYGPGQHGQRRKSKVSDFGIQLRAKQKLKGYYGDVTEKQFKQTFQQASRMKGDASQNLIGLLERRLDMIVYRAKFAPTIWAARQLVSHGHIRVNGVKCNIASRRVDLNDVIELGPKAQEMALVAEAQSLAERDIPDYVVIDGTAKATFSRVPTLDEVPYPVKMEPNLVVEFYSR, encoded by the coding sequence ATGAGCAAGCGTTCCAGCGCCAAGTATAAACTCGACCGCCGCATGGGCGAGAACGTCTTCGGACGTCCGAAGAGCCCGGTCAACAAGCGCGAATATGGTCCCGGCCAGCACGGTCAGCGTCGCAAGTCGAAGGTTTCGGACTTCGGCATCCAGCTGCGCGCCAAGCAGAAGCTGAAGGGCTATTACGGCGACGTCACCGAGAAGCAGTTCAAGCAGACCTTCCAGCAGGCAAGCCGTATGAAGGGCGACGCCAGTCAGAACCTGATCGGCCTTCTCGAGCGTCGCCTCGACATGATCGTCTATCGCGCCAAGTTCGCGCCGACGATCTGGGCCGCTCGCCAGCTGGTGAGCCACGGTCACATCCGCGTCAACGGCGTGAAGTGCAACATTGCCTCGCGCCGCGTCGACCTGAACGACGTCATCGAACTGGGCCCCAAGGCGCAGGAAATGGCACTGGTCGCCGAGGCGCAGAGCCTCGCCGAGCGTGACATCCCCGATTACGTCGTCATCGACGGCACTGCCAAGGCAACCTTCAGCCGCGTTCCGACGCTGGACGAAGTGCCCTACCCGGTGAAGATGGAGCCGAACCTGGTCGTCGAATTCTATTCGCGCTGA
- a CDS encoding RNA methyltransferase: MSKPLIVLVRPQLGQNIGKAARAMMNFGLTEMRIVAPRDGWPNPDAGPAASGADRVLEQAVIFDTVKDAIADCSLVFASTVRRRDLVMPVVGPEEMASEINACAGRTAILFGPERSGLESDDVGLATKIVTVPINPEFGSLNLAQAVILLAYEWSRSATLAQPTAKDREPEATMAELEGLIGQMGESLSEAGYFFPIERSAATRANIRTILTKPGWSSREVKAMRGMLRTLVSPRSRGRPQ; the protein is encoded by the coding sequence GTGAGCAAGCCGCTGATCGTCCTCGTACGACCGCAGCTTGGCCAGAATATCGGCAAGGCGGCGCGCGCGATGATGAACTTCGGGCTGACCGAGATGCGGATCGTGGCGCCGCGCGACGGTTGGCCGAATCCCGATGCCGGCCCCGCCGCGAGCGGCGCCGACCGCGTGCTCGAGCAAGCGGTCATCTTCGACACGGTGAAGGATGCTATCGCCGATTGCAGCCTGGTATTTGCGTCGACAGTTCGCCGCCGCGACTTGGTCATGCCGGTTGTCGGCCCCGAGGAAATGGCAAGCGAGATCAATGCCTGCGCCGGCCGGACCGCGATTCTGTTCGGGCCCGAACGCTCCGGGCTGGAAAGCGACGACGTCGGTCTCGCCACCAAGATCGTGACCGTTCCGATCAACCCGGAGTTTGGTAGTCTCAACCTCGCCCAGGCCGTCATCCTGCTCGCCTACGAATGGTCGCGCAGCGCGACGTTGGCCCAGCCGACCGCCAAGGATCGCGAACCCGAGGCGACAATGGCCGAACTGGAGGGACTGATCGGCCAGATGGGTGAATCGCTTTCGGAAGCTGGTTACTTCTTTCCGATCGAGCGGTCCGCTGCGACCCGTGCCAACATTCGCACAATCCTGACCAAGCCCGGCTGGTCGAGCCGCGAAGTAAAGGCGATGCGGGGAATGCTCCGCACCCTCGTCAGCCCCCGTTCCCGCGGGCGTCCGCAATAG
- the nrdR gene encoding transcriptional regulator NrdR: MRCPFCAHDDSQVKDSRPSEDNTSIRRRRECAGCGARFTTFERVQLRDLTVVKKDNKREPFDRAKLERAIGHACRKRDLGADKIERLASSVQRQLETRGDEVTSTAIGEAVMAGLKTLDHVAYIRFASIYKDFTDPGDFADIAERVEKEGVPPGQDKLL, encoded by the coding sequence ATGCGGTGCCCATTTTGCGCGCATGACGACAGCCAGGTAAAAGACAGCCGGCCGTCGGAAGACAATACGTCGATCCGTCGCCGCCGCGAGTGCGCCGGCTGCGGCGCGCGCTTCACGACCTTCGAACGCGTCCAGCTTCGCGACCTCACCGTCGTCAAGAAGGACAATAAGCGCGAGCCGTTCGACCGCGCCAAACTGGAGCGCGCGATCGGCCACGCCTGTCGCAAGCGCGATCTCGGCGCCGACAAGATCGAGCGGCTCGCCAGCAGCGTCCAGCGTCAACTGGAGACGCGAGGCGACGAGGTCACCTCGACCGCGATCGGCGAGGCGGTAATGGCGGGCCTCAAAACGCTCGATCACGTGGCGTACATCCGCTTCGCGAGCATCTACAAGGACTTCACCGACCCCGGGGACTTCGCCGACATTGCCGAGCGGGTCGAAAAAGAAGGCGTGCCACCGGGTCAGGACAAGCTGCTGTGA
- the glyA gene encoding serine hydroxymethyltransferase: MATVADRPLTDVQPLGFFTESLATADAKVAAAIREELEREQNQIELIASENIVSKAVLEAQGSVFTNKYAEGYPSRRYYQGCHPSDLVEQLAIDRAKQLFGCGFANVQPHSGAQANGAVMLALTKPGDTILGMSLDAGGHLTHGARPAMSGKWFNAIQYGVRRDDDLIDFDQVEALAKEHRPTLIIAGGSAYPRHIDFARFRAIADEVGATFMVDMAHFAGLVAAGEHPTPFGHAHVVTTTTHKTLRGPRGGMVLTDDEAIAKKINSAVFPGLQGGPLMHVIAAKAVAFGEALEPGFKTYAQAVIRNAQTLAGRLKERGADLVAGGTDTHLALVDLRPLGITGKDADEALERAGITCNKNGVPFDPLPPMQTSGIRVGSPAGTTRGFGEAEFADIGDMVADVLAGVAKGDQAVERDVNARVRALCARFPIYQD; this comes from the coding sequence ATGGCTACCGTCGCTGACCGTCCCCTTACCGATGTCCAGCCGCTCGGCTTCTTCACCGAAAGCCTTGCCACGGCCGACGCCAAGGTTGCCGCCGCGATCCGCGAGGAACTGGAGCGCGAGCAGAACCAGATCGAACTGATTGCGTCGGAGAACATCGTTTCGAAGGCGGTGCTCGAAGCGCAGGGTTCGGTTTTCACGAACAAATACGCCGAAGGCTACCCAAGTCGCCGCTACTATCAGGGTTGCCACCCGTCGGACCTCGTCGAGCAGCTTGCCATCGATCGCGCCAAGCAATTGTTCGGCTGCGGCTTCGCCAACGTACAACCGCACTCGGGCGCGCAGGCCAATGGCGCGGTCATGTTGGCACTGACCAAGCCGGGCGACACCATTCTGGGCATGAGCCTCGACGCTGGCGGCCACCTGACCCACGGCGCCCGTCCCGCCATGTCGGGGAAGTGGTTCAACGCGATCCAGTACGGTGTCCGTCGCGACGATGACCTGATCGACTTCGACCAGGTCGAAGCGCTCGCCAAGGAGCATCGGCCGACCCTGATCATCGCCGGTGGATCGGCCTACCCGCGCCACATCGACTTCGCTCGATTCCGCGCCATCGCGGACGAGGTTGGCGCGACGTTCATGGTCGACATGGCGCACTTCGCGGGGCTCGTCGCCGCGGGCGAGCATCCGACGCCTTTCGGTCATGCCCACGTCGTCACCACCACAACGCACAAGACGCTTCGCGGCCCGCGCGGCGGCATGGTGCTGACCGATGACGAGGCCATCGCCAAGAAGATCAACTCGGCGGTCTTCCCCGGCCTCCAGGGCGGCCCGTTGATGCACGTCATCGCCGCCAAGGCGGTCGCGTTCGGCGAAGCGCTCGAACCCGGCTTCAAGACCTATGCGCAGGCGGTGATCCGCAACGCGCAGACGCTGGCAGGCCGATTGAAGGAACGCGGCGCGGACCTCGTCGCGGGCGGCACCGACACGCACCTTGCGCTGGTCGACCTCCGCCCGCTCGGCATCACCGGCAAGGACGCCGACGAAGCGCTCGAGCGTGCCGGCATTACCTGCAACAAGAACGGCGTCCCGTTCGACCCGCTCCCTCCGATGCAGACCAGCGGTATCCGCGTAGGATCGCCTGCCGGCACTACCCGCGGTTTCGGCGAGGCCGAGTTCGCCGACATCGGTGACATGGTCGCCGATGTGCTTGCCGGCGTTGCCAAAGGCGATCAGGCCGTCGAGCGCGACGTCAATGCCCGGGTTCGCGCCTTGTGCGCCCGGTTCCCGATTTATCAGGATTGA
- the rpiB gene encoding ribose 5-phosphate isomerase B, translating to MRIAFTADHAGVDLKDLLVAHVRDAGHEPIDLGTNGHESVDYPRFGALLAEALADGRAERGITVCGSGIGVAIAANRNPACRCAQVSEPVSASLARLHNDCNAIALGARLIGPEMAKACVDAFLSTDFIGGRHQRRVDQLASPSEQEPT from the coding sequence ATGCGCATCGCCTTCACCGCCGACCATGCCGGGGTCGATCTGAAAGACCTCCTTGTCGCCCACGTGCGCGATGCCGGGCATGAGCCGATCGATCTTGGCACCAACGGACATGAAAGCGTCGATTACCCGCGCTTCGGCGCGTTGCTGGCGGAAGCGTTAGCCGATGGCCGCGCCGAGCGCGGAATTACTGTCTGTGGATCGGGCATCGGCGTCGCGATCGCCGCCAATCGCAATCCTGCCTGCCGCTGCGCGCAAGTGTCTGAGCCTGTCAGCGCGTCGCTCGCGCGGCTCCACAATGACTGCAACGCCATCGCTCTAGGCGCCCGGCTGATTGGGCCGGAGATGGCCAAGGCGTGCGTCGATGCCTTCCTTTCCACCGACTTCATAGGCGGCCGCCACCAGCGGCGCGTCGACCAGCTTGCCTCTCCCTCCGAACAGGAACCGACTTGA
- a CDS encoding YdeI/OmpD-associated family protein, translating into MGPAGDARSPRRLTGISRASETIDAPSPDFRHETPPELRRVLDGNATLDAKWADLTALGRNEWICWLTSAKKQETRSQRLDRLQDDILAGKRRPCCWPGCPHRRESARKWFKSSMSLASANRR; encoded by the coding sequence CTGGGACCGGCTGGAGATGCGCGAAGTCCGCGCCGCCTGACCGGAATTTCGAGGGCAAGCGAAACCATCGACGCGCCATCCCCCGACTTTCGCCACGAAACCCCTCCCGAGCTTCGACGGGTTCTCGACGGCAACGCGACGCTGGACGCGAAGTGGGCTGACCTGACAGCGCTCGGGCGCAACGAGTGGATCTGCTGGCTGACGTCGGCGAAGAAGCAGGAGACGCGCTCGCAGCGTCTCGACCGACTTCAGGACGACATTCTTGCCGGGAAGCGGCGCCCCTGCTGCTGGCCCGGATGCCCGCATCGTCGTGAGTCCGCCCGCAAGTGGTTCAAGTCGTCGATGTCGCTCGCGAGCGCCAATCGACGGTAG